A single genomic interval of Streptomyces showdoensis harbors:
- a CDS encoding LLM class F420-dependent oxidoreductase: MRLGLALGYWGRGPSATHLELAREAERLGYDSVWTAEAWGSDAFTALTWIAAHTSRIRLGTAVAQMAARTPTATAMHALTLDHLSGGRMMLGLGLSGPQVVEGWYGRPFPRSPLTATREYVDVIRQVLRREGPVTLDGRHHSHPYTGADGTGLGKPLKPITHPLRADLPVLLGAEGPKNIAQTVEIADGWLPLYWSPGRWAEVYALPERLREGFLVAPMVRAQLCDDVAEGLLPVKAMLGFYIGGMGHAARNFHADLMGRMGYEAEARHIQELFAAGRRQEAVLAVPDAFADEISLVGPRERIAERLAAWRKGPVTDLLVTAPDPATLRVLAELNS, encoded by the coding sequence ATGCGCCTTGGACTCGCCCTCGGCTACTGGGGCCGCGGCCCCTCCGCCACCCACCTCGAACTCGCCCGCGAGGCCGAGCGGCTCGGCTACGACTCGGTGTGGACCGCCGAGGCGTGGGGCTCCGACGCCTTCACCGCGCTCACCTGGATCGCCGCGCACACCAGCCGCATCCGGCTGGGCACCGCCGTCGCGCAGATGGCCGCCCGCACCCCCACCGCCACCGCCATGCACGCGCTCACCCTCGACCACCTCTCCGGCGGCCGGATGATGCTCGGGCTCGGGCTCTCCGGGCCGCAGGTCGTCGAGGGCTGGTACGGGCGCCCCTTCCCGCGCTCGCCGCTCACCGCGACCCGCGAGTACGTGGACGTGATCCGACAGGTGCTGCGGCGCGAGGGGCCGGTGACGCTCGACGGGCGCCACCACTCCCACCCGTACACCGGCGCCGACGGCACCGGGCTCGGCAAGCCGCTGAAGCCGATCACCCACCCGCTCCGGGCCGACCTGCCGGTCCTGCTGGGCGCCGAGGGCCCGAAGAACATCGCCCAGACCGTCGAGATCGCCGACGGCTGGCTGCCGCTCTACTGGTCGCCCGGGCGCTGGGCCGAGGTCTACGCCCTGCCCGAGCGGCTCCGCGAGGGCTTCCTGGTCGCCCCGATGGTCCGCGCCCAGCTCTGCGACGACGTCGCCGAGGGCCTGCTGCCGGTCAAGGCCATGCTCGGCTTCTACATCGGCGGCATGGGGCACGCGGCCCGCAACTTCCACGCCGACCTCATGGGGCGCATGGGGTACGAGGCGGAGGCGCGGCACATCCAGGAGCTGTTCGCGGCCGGGCGGCGCCAGGAGGCCGTGCTCGCCGTGCCGGACGCCTTCGCCGACGAGATCTCGCTGGTCGGCCCGCGCGAGCGGATCGCCGAACGGCTCGCCGCATGGCGCAAGGGCCCGGTCACCGACCTGCTGGTCACGGCGCCGGACCCCGCCACGCTCCGGGTCCTCGCGGAGCTCAACTCCTGA